One window of the Desulfomonile tiedjei genome contains the following:
- a CDS encoding ABC transporter ATP-binding protein: protein MLKVKNIQVVYNNVIMVLKGISLEVPEGKAVALLGANAAGKTTTLKAISGIVRFQNGELEEGDIEFMGRSITDKDPDSVVRMGISLVPEGRRVFDDLSVMENLRIGAHTRRDRDAVKQDLEMVMDYFPQLRRRHTQQALLLSGGEQQMLAIGRALMARPKLLMLDEPSLGLAPMLVKEIFEILRRINKEQGTSILLVEQNAHAALNFAQYGYIMENGKIVLDGPTERLLENEDVKEFYLGVTESLERKSYSDVKHYKRRKRWLS, encoded by the coding sequence GTGCTCAAGGTAAAGAATATCCAGGTGGTCTACAACAATGTGATCATGGTTCTGAAAGGGATCTCCCTGGAGGTCCCCGAGGGAAAGGCCGTGGCCCTTCTCGGAGCCAACGCGGCGGGCAAGACCACTACTCTCAAGGCTATAAGCGGGATAGTAAGGTTTCAGAATGGTGAATTGGAAGAAGGGGACATCGAGTTTATGGGCCGATCCATCACCGACAAAGACCCGGACTCAGTAGTACGGATGGGCATCAGTTTGGTCCCGGAGGGCAGGCGGGTATTCGACGACCTGAGCGTGATGGAGAATCTCCGGATCGGAGCACACACACGCCGGGACCGGGATGCGGTGAAACAAGATCTGGAAATGGTTATGGACTATTTCCCTCAGCTTCGCCGCCGCCACACCCAGCAGGCGCTTTTGCTGAGCGGAGGGGAGCAGCAGATGCTGGCGATCGGCCGAGCTTTGATGGCTCGCCCCAAATTGCTCATGCTCGATGAGCCCTCGTTAGGCCTCGCTCCGATGCTGGTCAAGGAGATCTTTGAAATACTCCGCCGCATCAACAAGGAACAGGGCACTTCAATCCTGCTGGTCGAACAGAATGCGCATGCAGCGCTGAACTTCGCCCAGTACGGGTACATCATGGAGAATGGAAAGATAGTCCTGGACGGACCAACGGAACGCCTCCTCGAAAATGAGGACGTAAAGGAATTCTACCTGGGCGTAACTGAAAGTCTTGAAAGAAAGAGCTATTCCGATGTGAAGCATTACAAACGGCGCAAACGTTGGTTGTCCTGA
- a CDS encoding ABC transporter ATP-binding protein, whose product MELLEIKGLSLHFGGIAALSDLKMSVKEGELHAVIGPNGAGKTSLFNCISGVYRPTLGEILLRGERISHLRPHEIAERGIARTFQNIELFSNMSVIDNLLLGCHTHMTSGPLSCAVFFGKAAKQEEEKRLHVEEIIDFLEIEKVRKKMVGTLPYGIQKRVEIGRALAMKPKVLLLDEPVAGMNIEETEDIARFILDIKEEKEVTVIMVEHDMGVVMDIADTVTVLDFGSKIGEGTPSQVQSNPDVIAAYLGA is encoded by the coding sequence ATGGAACTATTGGAAATCAAAGGGCTGTCGCTCCATTTTGGCGGAATCGCCGCCCTCTCGGACCTGAAGATGTCCGTCAAAGAGGGGGAACTTCATGCGGTGATCGGTCCCAACGGAGCGGGCAAAACTTCTCTCTTTAACTGCATTAGCGGCGTATACCGTCCCACATTGGGTGAAATACTCCTTCGCGGAGAACGGATCTCCCATCTGCGTCCGCACGAAATCGCGGAACGAGGAATCGCCCGAACGTTTCAAAATATTGAACTGTTCAGCAACATGAGCGTAATAGATAATCTGTTGCTGGGGTGCCACACTCACATGACTTCCGGTCCTCTGTCCTGCGCAGTCTTCTTCGGGAAAGCGGCCAAGCAAGAAGAGGAGAAGAGGTTGCATGTGGAAGAAATTATAGACTTTCTTGAAATCGAGAAAGTCCGCAAGAAGATGGTGGGGACCCTACCTTACGGGATTCAGAAGAGGGTCGAGATCGGTCGAGCCCTGGCCATGAAACCCAAGGTTCTCCTTCTGGACGAGCCGGTCGCGGGAATGAACATCGAGGAAACGGAAGACATAGCTCGCTTCATACTAGACATCAAAGAAGAGAAGGAAGTTACCGTTATCATGGTGGAACACGATATGGGCGTAGTCATGGACATTGCGGACACGGTGACTGTGCTGGATTTCGGTTCCAAGATTGGCGAAGGAACTCCCTCACAGGTGCAATCCAATCCCGACGTGATCGCGGCATATCTGGGAGCATAG
- a CDS encoding AMP-binding protein: MDADTLPKLFARNRKLYSGRVALREKDLGIWQRTTWEEYWDHVCFFALGLKQLGLKRGDKLSILGDNCREWLYADLATQCSSAICIGIYPTDVSSQVRYILSNSESSFVVAKDQEQVDKILEVKGSLPELKKIIVVDMKGLRRYKDPLIISFREVEALGQSLHKEKPHLFEEMVDGTRAEDVAIIVYTSGTTGQPKGAMISHKNIMGMISGLAQVLTFRPSDSFVSVLPLCHVAERMFSLIFPMWAGCTVNFAESVATLQEDLGEISPTAFLSVPRIWEKMHSTLMIRMQDSVFFKRWVFKAMLPIGMRVAELKLQKKPVPIHWKMLYGLAYLLLFRPLRNHLGLLEAHIFVSGAAPLSPDLMKFYHAIGIPVREAYGMTESTGISFMPRNGEIKSGGVGKPIPGVEFKIADDGEILLRGDPVFEGYYGNPAATRDAVVDGWLHTGDVGEVDGDGDLRITDRKKDIIITAGGKNIAPSELENRIKFSPYIKEAIVIGDRRKYLTCLIQIELENVEHWAQINRIAYTNYKSLATHPEVRELIQAEVDTANSNFARVETIKKFTILDKELDQDDEELTATMKVKRAIIEKKFKDLIESMY; this comes from the coding sequence ATGGACGCTGACACTTTGCCCAAACTTTTCGCCCGAAACAGGAAACTCTATTCCGGCCGGGTCGCGCTCAGGGAAAAGGACCTAGGGATCTGGCAACGCACCACCTGGGAAGAATATTGGGACCACGTGTGCTTCTTCGCCCTTGGTCTTAAGCAACTCGGTCTGAAACGAGGCGACAAGCTGTCCATTCTGGGGGACAACTGCCGGGAATGGCTGTACGCTGACCTGGCGACACAGTGCTCGTCCGCAATATGCATAGGTATATACCCAACCGACGTGTCATCGCAGGTCCGATACATTTTGAGCAACTCAGAGTCCAGCTTCGTTGTGGCAAAAGATCAGGAACAGGTGGACAAAATTCTGGAAGTCAAGGGCAGCCTGCCCGAACTCAAGAAGATCATAGTCGTGGATATGAAGGGTTTGCGCCGGTACAAGGACCCCTTGATCATCAGCTTCAGGGAAGTCGAGGCTCTGGGCCAAAGCCTTCACAAGGAAAAGCCTCATTTGTTCGAGGAGATGGTAGACGGCACCAGGGCAGAGGATGTGGCCATTATTGTCTACACATCGGGCACCACGGGACAGCCCAAAGGCGCCATGATCAGCCACAAGAACATTATGGGAATGATAAGCGGCCTTGCACAGGTCCTGACTTTCCGGCCCTCGGACTCCTTTGTGTCGGTCCTGCCCCTTTGCCATGTTGCTGAGCGCATGTTTTCGCTTATTTTTCCTATGTGGGCGGGCTGCACGGTGAATTTTGCCGAGAGCGTCGCCACACTCCAGGAGGACCTGGGTGAGATTTCTCCCACCGCGTTTCTGAGCGTGCCGCGCATCTGGGAGAAAATGCATTCCACTCTCATGATACGGATGCAGGATTCGGTATTCTTCAAGCGCTGGGTCTTCAAGGCCATGCTCCCTATCGGGATGCGGGTGGCTGAATTAAAACTGCAAAAAAAACCCGTACCCATACACTGGAAAATGCTTTACGGGCTGGCGTACCTGCTTCTGTTCAGGCCGTTGAGGAATCACCTGGGCCTTCTTGAAGCCCACATATTCGTCAGTGGGGCAGCGCCGCTTTCGCCGGATCTGATGAAATTCTATCACGCCATAGGAATTCCGGTCCGTGAGGCGTACGGCATGACGGAATCAACCGGGATCTCATTTATGCCAAGGAACGGCGAAATAAAAAGCGGTGGAGTAGGTAAACCCATACCGGGTGTGGAGTTCAAGATAGCGGATGACGGGGAAATTCTGTTGCGGGGCGATCCGGTCTTTGAGGGCTATTACGGAAACCCGGCGGCCACACGGGACGCCGTCGTTGACGGTTGGCTCCATACCGGCGACGTTGGCGAGGTGGACGGGGACGGAGACCTGAGGATAACGGACCGGAAGAAGGACATAATTATCACTGCCGGGGGTAAGAACATCGCTCCGTCGGAGCTGGAGAACAGGATCAAGTTCAGCCCGTACATCAAAGAGGCTATTGTGATAGGCGACCGTCGCAAGTATCTGACATGCCTCATCCAGATCGAACTGGAGAACGTCGAACACTGGGCCCAAATCAATCGAATCGCCTACACAAACTATAAGAGCCTCGCTACTCATCCGGAGGTACGGGAACTGATTCAGGCCGAGGTGGACACGGCCAATAGCAACTTTGCGCGGGTGGAGACCATAAAGAAATTCACCATCCTCGACAAGGAGCTGGATCAGGATGATGAAGAATTGACAGCTACCATGAAAGTGAAACGAGCCATCATAGAAAAGAAGTTCAAGGACCTCATCGAGTCAATGTACTAG
- a CDS encoding branched-chain amino acid ABC transporter permease encodes MTEGVLYFFQLVISGLAVGSLYALAALGFVLIYKATDILNFAHGEAMLIGALVCYVLIMSGVPFLWALLITSGIAMIMGLITERLVLRPMLGEPQFAVVMVTIGLSIFLRSLAGIIFGHDNKVFPAPFAQGALSFKGLVLSHTHLWAMAISVLMVILFFLFFKYSRLGLSMRGVANDQDTAMLMGISVKQVFALTWGLSFAIAAVAGVFLASVMVLNIALSLVAIKAFPAVILGGLESIPGAIIGGLVIGILETLAGGYLDQTFPGIKDLTAFVVLFLVLMIRPYGLFGKEELERV; translated from the coding sequence TTGACTGAAGGGGTGCTTTACTTCTTTCAACTTGTCATTTCGGGCCTCGCTGTAGGGAGCTTATATGCGCTGGCGGCTCTTGGTTTCGTTCTGATTTACAAGGCCACGGATATCCTCAACTTCGCGCATGGCGAGGCCATGTTGATCGGTGCGTTGGTCTGCTATGTGCTCATAATGTCGGGGGTCCCCTTCTTGTGGGCGCTTTTGATCACGTCAGGAATTGCCATGATCATGGGCTTGATCACCGAGCGCCTTGTGCTAAGGCCCATGCTCGGTGAACCCCAATTTGCAGTGGTTATGGTAACCATAGGACTTTCCATCTTCTTGCGCAGCCTTGCGGGAATTATCTTCGGGCACGACAACAAGGTCTTTCCCGCCCCGTTTGCTCAAGGCGCCTTGAGCTTCAAAGGTCTGGTCTTGTCCCATACTCACCTCTGGGCCATGGCCATATCGGTATTAATGGTTATCCTGTTTTTTCTCTTTTTCAAGTATTCACGGCTGGGCCTTTCCATGCGCGGGGTGGCAAACGATCAAGATACGGCCATGTTGATGGGCATCAGCGTCAAACAGGTGTTTGCCCTGACTTGGGGGCTGTCCTTTGCCATCGCGGCAGTTGCGGGGGTTTTTCTGGCCAGCGTGATGGTCCTGAATATCGCTCTGAGCCTGGTAGCCATCAAAGCATTTCCCGCTGTAATTCTGGGCGGGCTGGAGAGTATCCCCGGCGCAATCATCGGAGGATTGGTGATAGGGATCCTGGAGACATTGGCAGGTGGTTATTTGGACCAGACCTTCCCGGGTATCAAAGACCTCACGGCTTTCGTGGTCCTCTTCCTGGTGCTCATGATAAGACCCTACGGCTTATTCGGCAAGGAGGAACTGGAGCGAGTGTAG
- a CDS encoding branched-chain amino acid ABC transporter permease, protein MRSKTFRESYREDMKIFQTIWVKVWLVLFVAGLLSVPFWADPYIVYMANISGIAIIAAMGLNILTGLTGQISLGHAAFVALGAYTSAILATKLNLPFYITIPSGGVVAAFFGTLLGIPCLRLKGLYLAMATMSFGVVVEYAVTHWESLTMGVRGISVPAPTIFGATLGDPSQLFYVTIFFVALLTMAAKNIVRTRVGRAFVAIRDRDVAAGVIGVNLTKYKVMAFAISAFYGGVAGGLYSYSTGYLHPENFTLLLSIEYIAMIIVGGLGSILGSIFGAVFLTIMPDVIKGIAESMGQKIVFLQGRYDAEWNIAAFGLLIMVFLIAEPTGLNGIWQRIKTSFKNWPFTY, encoded by the coding sequence ATGAGAAGCAAGACGTTCAGAGAGTCCTATAGAGAGGACATGAAAATCTTCCAGACCATCTGGGTGAAGGTCTGGCTGGTTTTGTTCGTGGCCGGTCTTCTTTCCGTACCGTTTTGGGCCGATCCTTATATCGTATATATGGCCAACATCTCCGGGATAGCCATCATTGCAGCCATGGGATTGAATATTCTCACAGGGCTGACGGGACAGATCTCGTTGGGTCACGCGGCATTCGTGGCCCTGGGAGCCTATACTTCCGCAATTCTAGCCACAAAGCTGAACCTGCCCTTCTATATCACTATTCCGAGTGGAGGAGTTGTTGCCGCGTTTTTCGGCACTCTACTGGGGATACCCTGCCTTCGTCTGAAAGGGCTGTACCTGGCTATGGCCACCATGTCGTTCGGAGTAGTAGTCGAATATGCCGTGACCCACTGGGAGTCGCTGACAATGGGGGTACGCGGGATCTCAGTCCCGGCTCCCACTATTTTTGGCGCTACTCTAGGAGATCCGTCTCAACTGTTCTATGTCACCATCTTTTTCGTGGCTCTGCTGACCATGGCTGCCAAGAATATAGTCAGGACGAGAGTGGGCCGGGCGTTTGTGGCGATCCGAGATCGAGATGTGGCAGCCGGCGTGATCGGCGTTAATTTGACCAAATACAAGGTAATGGCCTTCGCCATAAGCGCATTTTACGGGGGAGTGGCCGGCGGCCTGTATTCTTATTCCACAGGATATCTGCACCCCGAGAATTTCACGCTTCTGCTCTCCATAGAATACATTGCCATGATTATCGTGGGCGGCCTCGGTTCGATTCTGGGGTCCATTTTCGGAGCGGTGTTCCTCACCATTATGCCGGATGTTATCAAGGGGATAGCGGAGTCCATGGGGCAAAAGATAGTGTTCCTTCAAGGTCGATACGACGCGGAGTGGAACATAGCCGCGTTCGGTCTTCTCATAATGGTCTTTTTGATCGCCGAACCTACGGGTCTCAACGGTATATGGCAGCGTATTAAGACCAGCTTCAAGAACTGGCCCTTCACGTACTGA
- a CDS encoding ABC transporter substrate-binding protein → MTRNRSWMLMTCLVMCLALLTATNAFPDDRGVTKDTIQIGMILVKTGPVAALGLPNGWGIQDAFNEINAAGGINGRKINFIWEDDQFKTPLAISAFNKLIFRDKVLSIVTGGGTPQTIALFDLIEKHQVVNIPNALADEMFTPHRPYVFLLGATYETQIDLMFDYIMNDLKAKNPKIAVVYAETEFGKKGLEAARKRAAQYGLKLVSELVLNIGSVDASSEVLSLKKDNVDYVITCNLVPPLITFLKAAEKHDYWPTTFGINWSSDDMVVKACKAAAKNYIGVNCVGGWEDDTPGMKRVRELAKKNDRDPAKMLTSLYTMGVGVGTVYAEGMKRAGKDLTPESFKKGLETLKDFDTGGIVPPVTFTATSHAPTKVSRLYRADPEKGVMVPITDWRTPKELK, encoded by the coding sequence ATGACCCGCAACAGAAGTTGGATGCTGATGACATGCCTGGTGATGTGTCTCGCATTGTTGACTGCCACCAATGCCTTTCCTGATGACCGCGGCGTCACCAAGGACACGATCCAGATAGGCATGATCCTTGTGAAAACCGGGCCGGTAGCGGCCCTTGGACTCCCGAACGGATGGGGGATTCAGGACGCTTTCAACGAGATCAACGCAGCCGGAGGGATTAACGGGCGAAAGATCAATTTCATTTGGGAAGATGACCAGTTCAAGACCCCTCTCGCTATCTCTGCGTTTAATAAGCTGATTTTCAGGGACAAGGTGCTTTCGATTGTCACCGGAGGAGGGACGCCCCAGACCATCGCACTCTTCGATTTGATTGAAAAACACCAGGTGGTGAACATACCCAATGCCTTGGCGGATGAGATGTTCACGCCCCACAGGCCTTACGTCTTCCTCTTGGGCGCGACATACGAAACTCAGATCGACCTTATGTTTGACTACATCATGAATGACCTGAAGGCCAAGAACCCGAAGATTGCAGTGGTTTATGCGGAGACCGAGTTCGGCAAAAAAGGCCTGGAAGCTGCCCGCAAGCGTGCCGCTCAGTACGGCTTGAAGCTGGTTTCCGAACTGGTGCTTAACATTGGCTCGGTGGACGCTAGTTCGGAGGTATTATCGCTGAAAAAGGACAACGTGGATTACGTCATAACCTGCAATCTGGTACCGCCTCTCATCACATTTCTCAAAGCTGCTGAAAAGCATGATTACTGGCCTACGACTTTCGGCATAAACTGGTCCAGCGACGACATGGTGGTGAAGGCTTGCAAGGCGGCGGCCAAGAATTACATCGGCGTCAATTGCGTAGGTGGCTGGGAGGATGACACTCCCGGCATGAAACGGGTGCGGGAACTGGCCAAGAAGAACGACCGCGACCCCGCCAAGATGCTGACCTCGCTTTACACCATGGGCGTAGGAGTAGGCACTGTGTACGCCGAAGGGATGAAGCGTGCGGGCAAGGACCTGACCCCGGAATCTTTCAAGAAGGGACTGGAAACCCTGAAGGATTTCGACACCGGCGGGATCGTTCCGCCTGTGACCTTTACCGCAACCAGCCACGCACCGACCAAGGTTTCCCGTCTCTATCGAGCGGACCCGGAGAAAGGCGTGATGGTGCCGATAACCGATTGGAGGACCCCCAAAGAGTTGAAATAG
- a CDS encoding DUF4347 domain-containing protein, which yields MGIFNLWTKPKTYRPHILLQQLEERIVLDAAVTPAMQENPVTDTGTLKDTPANAAASTDYAPVTAAGVEPPTLPTKFDHLFSQDLNVVLVSNAVGDVQGITDAVKENAHVIVFDSAQDGLVSVKARLDSLVNETGQKIDVLAVITHGSDGNIDIGQDHVTRANFWAYQVFFQALATDLTVDAQLQFYSCDTAESGVGQALVSNIALATGADVFASSDTTGGVGRNWVLEYSSDSTVRMTGILDPQTLGGLNLELGGQPGEPRDAWFHGTGLFQGWDIYNYSQGVYYTKDYKVAWDHRDSGAWRYYNTAAWVTTDDLGSAPYGDGNHYADVNAWFTIPSGVGSYSGHQAYIGAGVEYYQDDTGSSPVHQWAHYDSTGSWSHWDGSVWRPVTGFEAYPQNTWFHLGQGGYDGYDYAGGLYYTKDYKVAWDHRDSGAWRYYNTAAWVTTNDLGNAPYGDGNHYAAVETWFTVPSGVGSYSGHQAYIGSGIVYYQDNTGAVPPHYWAYYYSTSSWEYYDGTSWNSVSGFGETYTYNVNDRIEYWVMYYMNQYRSNPVSGPWGVPAAQPALIFNSAVDYMAEQHLLDILNSHVWAHNSTAFPSGWQTLEQRGTQIGWQGWSTGQVGEDLFIQFYDLNGNYQLDQGTNEIGSYDWSGWTDTQAQQFAQSVVYAFVVDDASSNWGHRTPITNEQGWQLYYAGVAADRGVVAVNFSTFAY from the coding sequence ATGGGCATTTTCAATCTTTGGACAAAACCGAAGACTTACCGACCTCATATTCTTCTCCAGCAACTGGAAGAGCGCATCGTGCTCGATGCGGCGGTGACCCCTGCGATGCAGGAGAACCCCGTGACTGACACAGGTACCCTGAAGGATACGCCTGCAAACGCCGCGGCTTCGACCGACTATGCGCCAGTGACGGCCGCCGGAGTTGAGCCTCCAACGCTTCCTACCAAGTTTGACCACCTGTTCAGTCAGGACCTCAACGTGGTCCTCGTCTCCAACGCTGTGGGAGACGTACAGGGTATTACGGATGCCGTGAAAGAAAACGCCCATGTCATCGTTTTCGATTCCGCTCAAGACGGCTTGGTCTCAGTCAAGGCAAGGCTTGACAGCCTGGTGAATGAAACGGGCCAAAAAATAGACGTGCTTGCCGTCATCACTCACGGCTCGGACGGCAACATAGACATCGGTCAGGATCATGTTACGAGGGCGAACTTCTGGGCCTATCAGGTTTTCTTTCAGGCCCTGGCCACAGACTTGACGGTAGATGCTCAGTTGCAGTTCTATTCGTGTGATACTGCGGAAAGCGGAGTGGGACAAGCCTTGGTGAGCAACATAGCCCTGGCTACCGGTGCGGACGTGTTTGCCAGTAGTGATACGACCGGGGGTGTGGGACGCAATTGGGTCCTTGAGTACTCGTCCGACTCAACAGTCCGGATGACGGGCATTCTCGACCCTCAGACGCTGGGTGGATTGAACCTTGAACTTGGCGGTCAGCCGGGCGAACCTAGAGACGCGTGGTTCCACGGGACCGGCTTGTTTCAAGGATGGGACATCTATAACTACAGCCAAGGAGTCTACTACACCAAGGATTACAAGGTCGCTTGGGACCATAGGGATTCCGGGGCATGGAGATACTATAACACTGCGGCTTGGGTTACGACGGACGACCTTGGGAGTGCGCCGTATGGCGATGGTAATCACTACGCCGACGTTAATGCGTGGTTCACCATACCATCCGGGGTTGGGTCTTATTCCGGTCACCAGGCCTATATAGGTGCGGGAGTGGAGTACTATCAGGACGATACGGGATCGTCGCCGGTGCACCAGTGGGCCCACTATGATTCCACCGGTTCGTGGTCCCATTGGGACGGCAGTGTATGGAGGCCTGTCACGGGTTTCGAGGCATATCCCCAGAACACGTGGTTCCATCTTGGCCAGGGGGGGTACGACGGTTACGACTATGCAGGCGGGCTGTACTACACCAAGGATTACAAGGTCGCTTGGGACCACAGGGATTCCGGGGCATGGCGATACTATAACACTGCGGCTTGGGTTACGACGAACGACCTTGGGAATGCGCCGTATGGCGATGGCAATCACTACGCTGCTGTGGAAACGTGGTTCACCGTCCCATCCGGGGTTGGGTCTTATTCCGGTCACCAGGCTTATATAGGCAGCGGAATAGTATACTATCAGGACAACACTGGAGCTGTGCCGCCTCATTACTGGGCCTATTACTATTCCACAAGTTCATGGGAGTACTATGATGGCACCAGTTGGAATTCGGTTTCAGGTTTCGGAGAGACTTACACTTACAATGTCAATGACAGGATTGAATACTGGGTCATGTATTACATGAATCAGTATAGGTCGAATCCGGTGTCCGGCCCGTGGGGCGTGCCCGCGGCTCAGCCGGCCTTGATATTTAATTCTGCGGTTGACTATATGGCTGAGCAACACTTGCTAGACATCCTGAACAGCCATGTTTGGGCCCACAATTCCACGGCCTTTCCGTCAGGATGGCAGACTCTCGAGCAGCGAGGAACACAAATCGGATGGCAGGGCTGGAGCACCGGTCAAGTCGGCGAAGACCTCTTCATACAGTTTTATGACCTGAACGGGAACTATCAGTTGGACCAGGGTACCAACGAAATCGGAAGCTACGATTGGTCGGGATGGACCGACACTCAGGCGCAGCAGTTTGCCCAGAGTGTGGTGTACGCCTTTGTCGTAGACGATGCCAGTAGCAACTGGGGGCATCGAACGCCGATCACCAATGAACAAGGTTGGCAACTTTATTATGCCGGGGTAGCCGCGGACCGAGGGGTTGTTGCAGTCAACTTCAGTACGTTTGCATACTAA
- a CDS encoding HAMP domain-containing protein — MKLQLFHKIFSAFMITILAAIVVMALIMYFSANWRFSEYAIKVEMETLDDLVAALGSLHQEKQSWEQFRENPELWPRFISFYLPEIPGHPPPPPPPGSQLSEGHRERGFSSGDPPARPEESPDNGYRHEFGGKGALRTGPTGPPPYPPRREWIGPRLALFDENKKLVAGLPGLPVRGYVLRPINISGNDIGWLGLMPLRHGSHPLELAFVQEQTRAILLAGFCVFALAGLISFFLSRHFLSPIKKLTEAAKELSSLHFGTQIDVRTSDELGELANAFNSMAQALEKNETLRKQWTSDVAHELRTPLAILRGEIEAMQDGVREINGERLGSLHDETNRIGKLVDDLHVLFVADSENLVQKKHPVKPLDILREVIGSFETRLTQAGIQLEDHSIEDQSAVIMGDEDRLGQLFANLIENTIRYTDSPGVLRISHYCSLQKLTLVFEDSPPGVPPEALERVFDRLYRVDKSRSRALGGSGLGLSICKEIVIGHGGAIRASHSSLGGCLISIEFPLMRA, encoded by the coding sequence ATGAAGCTCCAATTGTTTCACAAGATCTTTTCAGCCTTCATGATTACCATTCTGGCCGCGATAGTCGTTATGGCCTTGATCATGTACTTTTCCGCAAATTGGCGGTTCTCTGAGTATGCGATCAAAGTCGAGATGGAAACACTGGACGATCTGGTGGCTGCCCTCGGCTCTCTGCATCAGGAGAAGCAATCCTGGGAGCAGTTTCGAGAGAACCCGGAACTGTGGCCTCGATTCATTTCGTTCTATTTACCTGAAATCCCCGGGCATCCTCCGCCTCCTCCTCCACCTGGCTCCCAACTATCTGAAGGGCATCGGGAGAGAGGTTTTTCGTCCGGAGACCCACCAGCGCGTCCGGAAGAGAGTCCGGACAACGGTTACCGCCACGAATTCGGTGGAAAGGGAGCATTGCGGACAGGGCCAACTGGCCCGCCTCCCTATCCGCCCAGGAGAGAATGGATTGGGCCACGTCTTGCTCTCTTCGATGAGAACAAAAAACTCGTTGCGGGGCTTCCCGGGTTACCTGTCCGAGGTTACGTGCTTCGCCCGATCAATATCAGTGGAAACGATATAGGCTGGCTCGGACTAATGCCCTTGAGACATGGTTCACATCCATTGGAGCTAGCATTTGTCCAGGAACAAACCAGGGCTATCTTGTTGGCCGGATTTTGTGTCTTTGCTCTGGCGGGCTTAATCTCCTTTTTCCTGTCCAGGCATTTCCTGTCTCCGATCAAGAAGTTGACAGAAGCTGCAAAAGAACTTAGCTCCCTGCACTTCGGCACTCAAATTGACGTGCGAACCAGCGATGAGTTGGGCGAATTAGCAAACGCTTTCAATTCCATGGCGCAAGCTTTGGAAAAGAACGAAACACTTCGGAAGCAATGGACCTCTGATGTGGCTCATGAATTGAGAACACCCCTTGCCATACTTCGGGGGGAAATAGAGGCAATGCAGGACGGCGTGCGAGAAATCAACGGCGAGAGGCTCGGTTCACTCCATGATGAGACAAACCGAATCGGCAAACTCGTGGACGATCTCCATGTGCTTTTTGTAGCGGACTCCGAGAATCTTGTACAGAAAAAGCATCCGGTGAAGCCGCTGGACATTCTTCGAGAGGTCATCGGTTCATTTGAGACGCGGCTAACGCAAGCCGGTATTCAACTCGAGGACCATTCGATCGAGGACCAAAGCGCCGTAATTATGGGAGACGAAGATCGCTTGGGACAGCTATTCGCAAATCTGATCGAGAATACTATTCGATACACCGATTCTCCGGGGGTTTTGCGCATCAGTCATTATTGTTCGCTCCAAAAACTCACTCTGGTTTTTGAAGATTCCCCACCGGGCGTCCCTCCTGAGGCTCTAGAGCGCGTTTTTGACAGACTGTATCGTGTGGATAAATCAAGGAGTCGGGCTCTAGGAGGTAGCGGCCTTGGCCTCTCAATATGCAAGGAAATCGTGATCGGGCATGGTGGTGCGATTCGTGCCTCACATTCATCTTTGGGAGGATGCCTAATTTCGATCGAGTTTCCGCTTATGAGGGCATGA